One Paracholeplasma morum genomic window, AAACGCAACACAATCGCTAAAAGGGGCAACTTGTTATGTGACCCTGTTTCCTTGCCATGAATGCACTAAACTTTTAATTCAAAGTGGTGTGAGAGAACTCGTATACATGGAAAATAAGTATTCCGATACACCTTCACATCAAGCCGCGATTAGAATGCTTGAAAAATCAGGTGTTAAGATTAGACAGTTTAGTCTTAATTCCCTTCGTATCAAACATGATGAAGATCGTTAAGAATATAAGAATAGCCTTAATCATAGGCTTTTTCTACTTATTGATGATTCTGTTTTTAGTCATCCGTATTCCTGGAAAGGAACTAGTACTAAAGGGCGACTTAACCCCAGTAGCGAACGGTATTGAGATTGATGGTGCAACCTCGCAAAATGGGTTTTATTCGATTTATGTGATGTCATTTGAAAAACCGACACTTTTTCAACTGTTTATCAGTCAGTTTAACAAAAATATCACGGTTAATGAAGTCCGAAAGAATCAAAGCTTTAGTTTGAAAGAACAGTATGAAATGGGCCAAATTGATGAACGTATTAGTTATCAAAATGCAGTTATTTCAGCTTATGAAAAAGCGCATGAAACGAATCCTTCCATCCTTATTGACAAACTATTAACAGGCTATGTTATAAGTTATGTTGACAAGAAACAACCTTCGCTTGAGATTGGTGATTTAATTCAAAGTGTAAATGGCCTCTCGATTCATGATATTGATGTAAATGGTTTTTATAACGTGTTCCACGAGAATACTAGCGTTTCACTAGATATTATCAGGGATAACAAGGCCATAACTGTTATAATGAATCACGTGATTGGCCAAACCTATTTTGGTGTCATGCTCGAACCAGTTTACAGTATTAAAACCACGCCCTCTTATAAAGAGTTGTATGCTGATGATGTCATTGGGGGTCCATCGGGAGGATTACTTCAAACATTAGAAATCTATACACAACTGCTTAATATAGATATTAAAGGGTTGAAAGTATCTGGAACAGGTACGATCACCCGAGATAATGGGGTGGGTGCTATTGGTGGTGTTAAGCAAAAAGTACTTACTGCCAGTGATCATGACATCGATCTATTCTTCGTTCCCGAAGCAAACTACAAAGAAGCATTGGCGACGTACAATGACTTAAATAATCCGGGATTTGATTTAGTTAAGGTAGGTGATTTTGATGAAGCTGTTGAGAAACTTTTATCATACATACAAAGTAGACCATGAGAAATTCTCACTAATTGAGCAAACACTAACCTCCAAACAGTGGGCATATTACAGTCTGATTCCGCTCTTTAACTTGCTTGTGATAGTGACTCCAATCGTATTAATTGGTGTTAATTTGAGTATTTTCATCGAGTTACAAAAACCCCTCGTCGTTTTATTGGCGGGATTTATGGTCTTTGTTCCTTATTTGTACTATTACTTTAAATATAATTTAATTAGACACTATCAAAATTCGTTGAGATTTGTTAAAATTAATCGACTAGTTTTGATGAAGGGGACATTTATAGCCTTTATAGTGTTTCTGTTGTTAGTATTAGTTTTAAGTAGATATTGGAGGTTTTTACCATGATATATGGCGGACTTATTATTTTAATAACGATTATACTCGACCAACTTTCTAAATGGATGATTGTTAGTTTTTTAAAAGATGGAACGATTACAGTGATTGATAATTTCTTTGAGATTATTCAAGCGCATAACTACGGTGCAGGATGGTCTATGTTTGAAGGGCAATACACATTCTTATATGCTATCACTGCAGTATCACTTATCTTTTTTGGTTACTTATTCAAATCCGCTGAAATGTCAAAGAAAAAGTGGGTTTACACAGTGGGTGTCTCACTGATGATTGGTGGAACGATTGGAAACTTTATCGATAGAATCTCCCAGGGATATGTTGTCGATTTCTTACAGTTCATCTTTGGCTCGTATTATTTCCCTACATTCAATGTTGCAGATATGGCATTAACCGTTGGTGTAGTCTTATTTGCAATTGATTTATTATTTTTGGAGCACAAACGATGAAAAAATATATATTAAACGTAACCGAGCATGAAATTGGATTAAGAGCAGATGTTTTTGTTGCTAAACTCTTAGATTCAATCACTAGGAGTCAAATTAAGAAAGTATTCGACAAAAAAGAGGTGTTGATGGATGGTATACCACTAAAACCCTCTTATTTAGTCAAATTTGATGATGAAATAAGCATTAGTATTGAAACAGATGCTAAAATTGAGATTACCCCTGTTAATTTGAACTTAGAGTTTCTCTACGAAGATGATGATGTGGCTGTAGTATACAAGCCTCAAGGTATGGTCGTTCATCCAGCTGTAAGTTTTAAAGATGTAACTTTAGTAAATGGCTTGAAGTTTGCACTTAATCATTTGTCGGATATTAATGGCGATTTAAGACCAGGTATTGTCCACAGAATTGATAAAGATACTTCTGGGCTATTACTTGTTGCAAAAACGAATCGTGCACATGAATCGATTGTTTTACAACTTCAAAAAAAGACTGTAAAACGCGTTTATGAAGCCATATGTCAAAATGCTTTTGAAGAGGATTCAGGTACCATCAAAACACCTATTGGTAGAGATGAAATTAATCGCTTAAAAATGGCCGTTACAGAAGATGGAAAAATTGCAGTTACACACTTTAAAGTTGTTAAACGTCATGCAGAGTATTCATTGGTAGAATGTCAATTAGAAACAGGAAGAACTCACCAAATTCGCGTGCATATGCAATACATAGGGCATCCGATTTTAGGGGATCCCGTTTATGGCACAAAACCAGTTTATGGGACAACAGGACAATTCTTACATGCAAAAACCATAGGATTTATTCATCCAGTTACACAAGAGTACCTTGAATTCACAAAAGAAGCACCAGAAGTATTTAAAACCACTTTAGACAAACTAGGTTTAAACGATTAGCTACGTAGATAATAAAAAAATCATTCCGAGGAATGATTTTTTTGTTAGTTCTTTTTGGGAATCTCAATGTTGTTTTTGATTAGATTCTTGAAATTAAGTTTTGTAATCGGAACTAAGCCTTTATAGCCTCTAGCGCGATAGATTTCGATGAGTTGCTTATCTACTTCACTACCTGCACCTTTCAAGAGATTATATCCGATGAACTTGGAGTATTGTTGCATCTTAGCCAAAAATGCATAACGAGCAATAATGCTGGCTGCAGCTACTGCGATATGTACACTTTCTGCTTTAGTATAAAAATCAATATCTCGGTAAATCAGCTTCTCAGTCTTTAAATAGTTGTAGTAAATTTGTGGTTCACAAAACTGATCTAAGATAACTGGAACCTTGTCTTTGAGTTTTTCACTAGTTTTAATGATACCCTGATTATGAAGGTATGCTTTAATCTTGTTCATATTGTATCCCTTACGAATGAGTTCGTTATATTTCTCGGGATTTAAGATTAAGATTGAGTGAATTAATCTGTTTGCAAGCACTGGCCCAATTTTTGAGATTTGAGTATCAGTCATCGCTTTTGAATCTTTCACACCCAATGATTCTAAAAATGCAATATCATCTAATGAAACATATGCACTACATACGATTACTGGACCAAATAAGTCACCTGTACCGACTTCATCAGATCCGATTGCAGCATATTGTTTAACACCTAATAGTTGTTTGATGCGCTTAAGTTCTTCTTGATAATCTCCTTGGATAACCATTTTTCCAGACTTATAAGCATGAATGGTTAAGCCATTTTTGTAGGCAGAAAAAGCTATATATTGGTTCGAACTCTCTTTTTCGAACGCTTTATAGGCATCTATTAATAGATTCATTTGATTTTCATTAATAGTCATACTGTAATTCGCCATTTTTTATCTCACCTACCTGTTTAATTATATCACAAATTTTGGTAAAATGTAAGTGGTGATAACATGAGTTACTCTCGAAAGACATTAGAGTTTGATACAATACTCGATTATGTCAGTAGATATGCAAAGACAGAATCTGCTAAAAACAACCTACTAAATTTAAATCCGTTACAATCCATTACTGAGGTTTTATCCGAATTAGATTTAACTGAAGAAGTTCTCGGCCTAATCGCAAGATTTGGGTCTTTTCCTTTACTCGATGATTTTGACATTGAAGAAGTATTAAATTTAATCAAGATTGGACAATCTTTAACCATCT contains:
- a CDS encoding RluA family pseudouridine synthase, translating into MKKYILNVTEHEIGLRADVFVAKLLDSITRSQIKKVFDKKEVLMDGIPLKPSYLVKFDDEISISIETDAKIEITPVNLNLEFLYEDDDVAVVYKPQGMVVHPAVSFKDVTLVNGLKFALNHLSDINGDLRPGIVHRIDKDTSGLLLVAKTNRAHESIVLQLQKKTVKRVYEAICQNAFEEDSGTIKTPIGRDEINRLKMAVTEDGKIAVTHFKVVKRHAEYSLVECQLETGRTHQIRVHMQYIGHPILGDPVYGTKPVYGTTGQFLHAKTIGFIHPVTQEYLEFTKEAPEVFKTTLDKLGLND
- a CDS encoding S16 family serine protease, whose protein sequence is MKIVKNIRIALIIGFFYLLMILFLVIRIPGKELVLKGDLTPVANGIEIDGATSQNGFYSIYVMSFEKPTLFQLFISQFNKNITVNEVRKNQSFSLKEQYEMGQIDERISYQNAVISAYEKAHETNPSILIDKLLTGYVISYVDKKQPSLEIGDLIQSVNGLSIHDIDVNGFYNVFHENTSVSLDIIRDNKAITVIMNHVIGQTYFGVMLEPVYSIKTTPSYKELYADDVIGGPSGGLLQTLEIYTQLLNIDIKGLKVSGTGTITRDNGVGAIGGVKQKVLTASDHDIDLFFVPEANYKEALATYNDLNNPGFDLVKVGDFDEAVEKLLSYIQSRP
- the lspA gene encoding signal peptidase II, translated to MIYGGLIILITIILDQLSKWMIVSFLKDGTITVIDNFFEIIQAHNYGAGWSMFEGQYTFLYAITAVSLIFFGYLFKSAEMSKKKWVYTVGVSLMIGGTIGNFIDRISQGYVVDFLQFIFGSYYFPTFNVADMALTVGVVLFAIDLLFLEHKR
- the rnhC gene encoding ribonuclease HIII, whose product is MANYSMTINENQMNLLIDAYKAFEKESSNQYIAFSAYKNGLTIHAYKSGKMVIQGDYQEELKRIKQLLGVKQYAAIGSDEVGTGDLFGPVIVCSAYVSLDDIAFLESLGVKDSKAMTDTQISKIGPVLANRLIHSILILNPEKYNELIRKGYNMNKIKAYLHNQGIIKTSEKLKDKVPVILDQFCEPQIYYNYLKTEKLIYRDIDFYTKAESVHIAVAAASIIARYAFLAKMQQYSKFIGYNLLKGAGSEVDKQLIEIYRARGYKGLVPITKLNFKNLIKNNIEIPKKN